A stretch of the Photobacterium sp. CCB-ST2H9 genome encodes the following:
- the lptE gene encoding LPS assembly lipoprotein LptE: MSTASSLLSRFRLVIVMVLALTTTACGFHLRGNYMLPDDIARLSLTSFDQYGPLTRMVKSQFKLHGIEAVPPSAQVPNLHLLSESQGERTLSLYQNSRAAEYELTYTVNYQVVIPEKGAKRFTTRVNRSFLDNPLTALAKSVERDMLLDEMRQQAARQIMRQLARLTADLNQLDTETENEQGVSTIETETDADKQAAEQLFETKGTVAQ; this comes from the coding sequence GTGAGCACAGCTTCATCTCTACTGTCCCGCTTTCGTCTGGTCATTGTCATGGTTCTCGCGCTGACGACAACAGCCTGCGGATTCCACCTGCGTGGGAACTACATGCTGCCCGACGACATTGCCCGCCTGTCTCTGACCAGTTTTGATCAATACGGGCCGTTGACCCGTATGGTGAAATCCCAATTCAAATTACACGGTATTGAAGCAGTGCCGCCATCGGCGCAGGTTCCAAACCTGCATCTGCTCAGCGAATCCCAGGGCGAACGTACCCTGTCGCTCTATCAGAACAGCCGGGCTGCCGAATACGAGCTGACCTATACCGTCAACTATCAGGTGGTTATACCGGAAAAAGGCGCAAAGCGTTTTACCACCAGGGTGAACCGCAGCTTTCTGGACAACCCGCTGACCGCACTGGCAAAGTCCGTAGAACGCGACATGCTGCTGGATGAAATGCGCCAGCAAGCCGCCCGCCAGATCATGCGCCAACTTGCCCGTCTGACCGCCGATCTCAATCAGCTGGACACCGAGACTGAAAACGAACAGGGCGTGTCCACGATTGAAACGGAAACAGATGCCGACAAACAGGCCGCAGAGCAGCTTTTTGAGACCAAAGGCACTGTTGCACAATGA